Proteins encoded by one window of Salvia splendens isolate huo1 chromosome 5, SspV2, whole genome shotgun sequence:
- the LOC121804073 gene encoding uncharacterized protein LOC121804073, producing MHLSKRCNLLSVAAGLGCSEATFWRWVKAGLIRPHTSTIKPSLTVANKLLRLRYTVESLELDRILNKIKFRNMYNTIHIDEKWFYMTKGAQRLYLAPGEEEPHRTFCRPLFGVNGEVLFDGKIGIFPFTKQVPAKRSSKNRKAGTLETKPIESITKDVTRDCLINKILPANIAKWPDGATKVLKIQQDNARPRIKDNVPAFKEAAQQSGFSISLVQQPPNSPNTNVNDLGWFRAIQSLQTQTACKNVDDLVNAVVQSFSELQPQTLDNVFLSLQGCFMEIMKVQGHNSYKLPHIGKAHLRRTNQLPMDLEVPVELAMQAIAYLQEQGSNQGLEMIAQSLGL from the exons ATGCATTTGTCAAAGAGATGCAACCTCTTAAGTGTGGCAGCCGGTTTGGGTTGTTCAGAAGCCACTTTTTGGAGGTGGGTTAAGGCTGGCCTAATTAGGCCACACACATCAACCATTAAGCCCAGCTTAACAGTTGCAAACAAGTTGTTGAGACTGAGATACACAGTTGAATCTTTAGAACTAGACCGGATCTTGAACAAGATCAAGTTCAGGAACATGTACAACACCATACACATTGATGAAAAGTGGTTCTACATGACAAAAGGAGCTCAAAGATTATATCTTGCTCCAGGAGAGGAAGAACCTCATAGAACAT TTTGTAGGCCATTGTTTGGTGTTAATggtgaagtcttgtttgatgGAAAAATTGGAATTTTTCCATTTACCAAACAAGTTCCAGCTAAAAGGTCAAGCAAAAATAGAAAGGCAGGCACTTTAGAGACAAAACCCATAGAGAGTATCACAAAAGATGTGACCAGGGACTGCTTGATCAATAAG ATATTACCTGCCAACATAGCCAAGTGGCCTGATGGGGCAACTAAAGTTCTTAAGATACAACAAGACAATGCAAGACCACGCATCAAAGATAATGTTCCAGCTTTCAAAGAAGCTGCACAACAAAGTGGTTTCTCAATATCACTTGTGCAACAACCACCTAACTCACCTAACACTAATGTCAATGATTTGGGTTGGTTCAGAGCAATACAATCACTGCAAACTCAGACTGCATGCAAAAATGTGGATGATTTAGTCAATGCAGTGGTGCAATCATTCAGTGAATTACAGCCACAAACTTTGGACAATGTTTTCCTAAGTCTTCAAGGCTGTTTTATGGAAATCATGAAAGTCCAGGGTCATAACAGCTACAAGCTGCCCCACATAGGGAAAGCACATTTAAGGAGGACTAATCAACTTCCAATGGATCTAGAAGTTCCAGTGGAGCTGGCTATGCAAGCAATTGCTTATCTGCAGGAGCAAGGGAGCAACCAGGGATTGGAGATGATTGCTCAGTCATTAGGATTATGA